In the Theobroma cacao cultivar B97-61/B2 chromosome 1, Criollo_cocoa_genome_V2, whole genome shotgun sequence genome, one interval contains:
- the LOC18612717 gene encoding putative ER lumen protein-retaining receptor C28H8.4 — translation MGRKRSSPVTQLFLWIRGQSTKVKIFLAAVPLLFSLVALKLLVKDHNHFFIASELIHVAGISVLAYKLTTKKTCSGLSLKSQELTAIFLAVRLVCSFMLEGDIHTLLDFATLIFTAWVVFMIRYKLKSTYIKELDNFPIYYMVVPSAILAVLIHPYNTHIYISQVLWAFCVYLEAVSVLPQLRMMQNAKMIEPFTAHYVFALGVARFLACAHWIIKVYETGGRYLFLVGAGHFWFSVAVFAEIVQTFILADFCYYYIKSFMEGRLIMRMPV, via the exons ATGGGGAGGAAGAGAAGTTCACCAGTGACCCAGCTGTTCTTATGGATAAGAGGGCAGTCGACGAAGGTGAAGATCTTCCTTGCAGCAGTGCCTTTGCTATTTTCTTTGGTGGCATTGAAGCTTCTGGTGAAAGATCACAATCACTTTTTTATTGCCTCTGAACTCATCCATGTCGCTGGGATTTCTGTCTTGGCTTATAAGCTTACTACCAAGAAAACATGTTCCG GCCTTTCACTGAAGTCTCAAGAACTCACAGCAATATTCTTAGCTGTAAGACTTGTCTGCAGTTTCATGTTGGAAGGTGACATTCATACATTGCTAGATTTTGCCACCCTCATTTTTACTGCATGGGTTGTATTTATGATTCGATACAAGTTGAAGTCAACTTATATCAAGGAGCTAGATAACTTTCCAATCTACTATATG GTGGTGCCTTCTGCTATCCTTGCTGTGTTAATCCATCCatataacacacatatatacataagTCAAGTTCTCTGGGCCTTTTGTGTTTATTTGGAGGCAGTTTCAGTGCTGCCACAGCTTCGTATGATGCAGAATGCAAAG ATGATTGAACCATTCACAGCCCACTATGTATTTGCACTGGGTGTGGCAAGATTCCTGGCGTGCGCTCATTGGATCATCAAG GTTTATGAGACTGGGGGCAGATATCTTTTCTTGGTCGGAGCTGGGCACTTTTGGTTCTCCGTGGCTGTGTTTGCAGAAATTGTTCAAACCTTCATCTTGGCAGACTTTTGTTACTATTACATTAAGAG TTTCATGGAGGGCCGACTGATAATGAGGATGCcagtttag